The Girardinichthys multiradiatus isolate DD_20200921_A chromosome 6, DD_fGirMul_XY1, whole genome shotgun sequence genome window below encodes:
- the pecr gene encoding peroxisomal trans-2-enoyl-CoA reductase isoform X2 encodes MNSRTDSCFLGCSVVISSRKAERLEAATQEMRQKIPTSSPASVTSVPCNIRSEDEVKTLVSSVLKQYGRIDYLVNNGGGQFSSPVEHIASKGWKAVIDTNLTGTFYCCKEVYTVWMKQHGGVIVNIIADMWKGFPGMAHTGAARAAVDNLTKTLAIEWASSGVRVNALAPGTIFSKTAMENYKELGPHLFRMSIPFSPAKRLGVPEEISSAVCFLLSPGASYVSGATLKVDAGQSLYHSLWEIPDHGSWPEAPQGENLDALKELLKHQSKL; translated from the exons GCTGCAGTGTGGTGATCTCCAGCAGGAAGGCAGAACGGCTGGAGGCAGCAACTCAAGAGATGAGACAGAAGATCCCCACCAGCAGCCCTGCAAGTGTCACCTCTGTACCCTGTAACATCCGTAGTGAAGATGAG GTGAAGACTCTTGTGTCATCAGTGCTGAAGCAGTATGGTAGGATAGACTATCTGGTGAACAACGGAGGCGGTCAGTTCAGCAGCCCAGTGGAGCACATAGCCTCCAAAGGCTGGAAAGCTGTGATAGACACCAACCTCACTGGAACCTTTTACTGCTGCAAGGAGG TCTACACAGTCTGGATGAAGCAGCATGGAGGAGTGATTGTCAACATCATCGCCGACATGTGGAAAGGCTTCCCAGGCATGGC CCATACAGGAGCAGCGAGGGCAGCAGTGGACAACCTAACCAAGACTTTGGCCATCGAGTGGGCATCCTCAGGAGTCCGAGTCAATGCCTTGGCACCT GGAACAATATTTTCCAAAACGGCAATGGAGAACTATAAGGAGCTTGGACCTCATCTCTTCAGGATGTCCATCCCATTTAGCCCTGCAAAGAGATTAGGAGTGCCAGAAGAG ATCTCTTCTGCTGTATGCTTCCTGCTGTCCCCTGGTGCCTCGTACGTCTCTGGAGCCACCCTGAAGGTGGATGCAGGACAGAGTCTGTACCACTCCCTATGGGAGATACCTG acCACGGCTCATGGCCTGAAGCTCCACAGGGGGAAAACCTGGACGCTCTGAAGGAACTGCTCAAGCACCAAAGCAAACTTTAA
- the LOC124870060 gene encoding NADH dehydrogenase [ubiquinone] 1 beta subcomplex subunit 3-like, with amino-acid sequence MGGDHGHSKLSMPDWRQWKVEGTPLEFTQQRLATRGLKDPWARNEAWRYSGGFARAVTLSEVLLRGFKWGFAAFTVALAIEYTMFPPKKGGH; translated from the exons atGGGAGGTGATCACGGCCACAGCAAGCTGTCCATGCCGGACTGGCGACAGTGGAAGGTGGAAGGAACCCCGCTGGAGTTCACACAGCAGAGACTGGCAACCAGGGGCCTCAAAGACCCGTGGGCACG CAACGAGGCATGGAGGTATTCAGGTGGCTTCGCCCGTGCAGTGACTCTGTCAGAGGTTCTGCTCAGAGGATTTAAGTGGGGCTTCGCTGCATTTACTGTTGCCCTGGCGATAGAGTACACCATGTTTCCTCCAAAGAAAGGGGGGCACTGA